The Patagioenas fasciata isolate bPatFas1 chromosome 19 unlocalized genomic scaffold, bPatFas1.hap1 SUPER_19_unloc_1, whole genome shotgun sequence genome window below encodes:
- the LOC139826618 gene encoding coiled-coil domain-containing protein 81-like produces MARQLFLQPHLSPTIEKLERYELAKIWASTSYHLSLQLALHQAVRIPGIGTFAVVRKRVALSEQDLVIVERPVFRPDKAVVQDYELRYGCKDFPGHQDFEQLPYAEIASENAVSEGTVQLYMERTTHLFHAYLENRKNVAIIWRDVGMLIAEGKEIKKRFYLHFLERLNGTGKMLQALLEVPT; encoded by the exons atggcaagacagctcttcttgcagcctcacctgagcccaactattgagaagctcgagcgttatg agctcgctaagatttgggccagcacatcgtatcacctcagcctgcagctggctctccaccag gctgtccgcattcccggaatcgggacttttgcggttgtcagaaagcgagtagccctcagcgagcaggatctggtgatcgtggagagacccgtgtttcgacctgacaaggctgttgtgcaggactatgagctccgctatggttgcaaagacttccctg gccatcaagatttcgaacaactgccgtatgctgagatagcctcagagaacgctgtctctgagggcaccgtgcagctctacatggaaaggaccacgcaccttttccatgcctacctagagaacaggaagaacgttgccatcatctggagggacgtgggcatgctgattgccgagggaaaagagataaaaaagagattttacttacactttttggaaaggctgaatggcactggcaagatgctgcaagctcttctcgag gtgccaacttga